The Alphaproteobacteria bacterium genome contains a region encoding:
- a CDS encoding endonuclease — MADLPAVQASRYLAIIEKIFFDRYKLGDTEVPFERTDLESAAEELKITLPKNLGDVVYSVRYRTAMPPRLLATQPDGREWIIDGAGRAKYVFKLVPATRIKPSEALATIAIPDATPELIRAYALDDEQALLAIVRYNRLIDTFLGLTTYSLQNHLRTTVKGVGQIEIDELYIGLDKHGCHYVIPVQAKGGKDQIGVVQTAQDIRYAEQEFAGVRCRPIAAQFMGGGIIALFELTLQGGEVKVVEEKHYQLVPADALNPDAIRAYR, encoded by the coding sequence ATGGCTGATTTACCTGCTGTCCAAGCCAGTCGCTACTTGGCTATCATCGAGAAGATCTTTTTCGACCGATACAAGCTAGGCGACACCGAAGTACCGTTCGAGCGTACTGACCTCGAAAGCGCCGCCGAAGAACTCAAGATCACGCTTCCGAAAAACCTCGGCGATGTCGTTTATTCTGTCCGCTATCGCACCGCTATGCCGCCTCGACTTCTTGCTACGCAACCAGATGGACGGGAATGGATTATCGATGGCGCCGGGCGAGCCAAATATGTGTTCAAGCTCGTTCCCGCGACTCGCATCAAGCCAAGCGAGGCATTGGCAACGATTGCCATTCCAGATGCTACGCCTGAGCTAATTCGTGCATATGCTCTCGACGATGAACAGGCACTCCTCGCGATCGTCCGCTATAACCGCTTGATCGACACATTTTTGGGACTGACGACTTACAGCCTTCAAAACCATCTGCGCACGACGGTCAAAGGTGTTGGTCAAATTGAAATCGACGAACTCTACATTGGTCTGGACAAGCACGGTTGTCATTACGTCATTCCCGTTCAGGCAAAGGGCGGCAAAGACCAAATAGGCGTTGTTCAAACAGCTCAAGACATCCGATATGCCGAACAGGAGTTCGCCGGTGTGCGTTGTCGGCCCATTGCCGCGCAATTCATGGGCGGTGGTATTATCGCCCTGTTCGAACTGACTCTTCAGGGCGGCGAAGTCAAAGTTGTGGAGGAGAAACACTACCAGCTTGTTCCCGCCGACGCTCTCAACCCAGACGCCATCCGAGCTTACCGTTAG
- a CDS encoding TRAP transporter substrate-binding protein produces the protein MSRSDKHEQPKLTRRTLVRAAALSAGALAAPSVALAQTRRWRMVTSWPKRLPGPGMSAERVAERIAALSGGRMQVTVHAAGELTPAFEVLDAVGGGVAEMGHTASFYWQGKMPAAAYFTTVPFGLTPAEHVAWVEAGGGQQLWDELYKPFGAKPFMGGNTGVCMGGWFRRELKSLDDVRGLKIRSLGLGGEVYRRLGATPQTTPPGEILTSLQSGVLDAAEFVGPGTDISLGLYRVAPAYYGPGFNKPNGTGECIVSLKAWEALDGEGKAIVAHACATEANFALAEMERLNAEALEALTGKHNVQLRSFPADVVAAARKVAAEVLGDLASRSEVARKVHDSYAAFRDRTAPWSRVSIRAVLEAREG, from the coding sequence ATGTCGCGCAGCGACAAGCACGAACAACCCAAGCTCACACGCCGCACTCTCGTCCGCGCCGCCGCGCTCAGCGCGGGAGCGCTCGCCGCCCCCTCCGTCGCACTCGCGCAAACCCGCCGCTGGCGCATGGTCACCTCCTGGCCGAAGCGCCTGCCCGGGCCCGGCATGTCGGCCGAGCGTGTCGCCGAGCGCATCGCGGCGCTCTCCGGCGGCCGCATGCAGGTGACCGTGCACGCCGCGGGCGAGCTCACGCCCGCCTTCGAGGTGCTCGACGCGGTCGGCGGCGGCGTCGCCGAGATGGGCCACACGGCCTCGTTCTACTGGCAGGGCAAGATGCCGGCCGCGGCGTACTTCACCACCGTGCCGTTCGGGCTGACGCCGGCCGAGCACGTCGCCTGGGTCGAGGCCGGCGGCGGGCAGCAACTGTGGGACGAGCTGTACAAGCCGTTCGGCGCCAAGCCGTTCATGGGCGGCAACACCGGCGTCTGCATGGGCGGCTGGTTCCGCCGCGAGCTGAAATCGCTCGACGACGTGCGCGGGCTGAAGATCCGCTCGCTCGGGCTCGGCGGCGAGGTCTATCGCCGGCTCGGCGCGACGCCGCAGACGACGCCGCCCGGCGAGATCCTCACCTCGCTGCAATCCGGCGTGCTCGACGCGGCCGAGTTCGTCGGCCCCGGCACCGACATCTCGCTCGGGCTCTATCGCGTGGCGCCCGCGTACTACGGCCCCGGCTTCAACAAGCCGAACGGCACCGGCGAGTGCATCGTGTCGCTCAAGGCCTGGGAGGCGCTCGACGGCGAGGGCAAGGCGATTGTCGCGCATGCCTGCGCCACCGAGGCGAACTTTGCGCTCGCCGAGATGGAGCGGCTCAACGCCGAGGCTTTGGAGGCGCTGACGGGCAAGCACAATGTGCAGCTGCGGAGCTTCCCCGCTGATGTGGTGGCGGCGGCGCGGAAGGTCGCGGCCGAGGTGCTTGGCGACCTCGCGTCTCGGAGCGAGGTCGCCCGCAAGGTGCATGACTCTTACGCGGCGTTCCGGGACCGCACGGCGCCCTGGTCGCGCGTGTCGATCAGGGCGGTGCTGGAGGCGAGGGAGGGGTAG
- a CDS encoding fumarylacetoacetate hydrolase family protein has product MKLVRFGAPGREKPGIVDKDGKIRDLSKIVPDIAGETLSPKGLARLKKIDTSKLPIVKAGTRLGPCVGGMRHFIAIGLNYADHAAETGAAIPKEPIIFQKAPTSLCGANDDTIIPKGSTKLDWEVEIAIVIGSRARYLSKKDALDAVAGYCICNDVSERQFQIERGGQWTKGKGCESFGPLGPWLVTKDEIKDVQKLDMWLDVNGEKAQRGNTKTMIFGIAHIVWYCSQFFVMEPGDVITTGTPPGVGLGMKPPKFLKAGDVVTLGIEGLGEQRQKVVKFKM; this is encoded by the coding sequence ATGAAGCTCGTCCGCTTCGGCGCGCCCGGCCGCGAAAAGCCCGGCATCGTGGACAAAGACGGCAAAATCCGCGACCTGTCGAAAATCGTGCCCGACATCGCCGGCGAGACGCTCTCGCCGAAGGGCCTCGCCAGGCTCAAGAAGATCGACACCTCCAAGCTCCCCATCGTCAAGGCCGGCACGCGGCTCGGCCCCTGCGTCGGCGGCATGCGCCACTTCATCGCGATCGGGCTCAACTATGCGGACCACGCGGCCGAAACCGGCGCGGCGATCCCGAAGGAACCCATCATCTTCCAGAAGGCGCCGACCTCGCTGTGCGGGGCGAACGACGACACGATCATCCCGAAGGGCTCGACCAAGCTCGACTGGGAGGTCGAGATCGCGATCGTGATCGGCAGCCGCGCGCGCTATCTTTCCAAGAAGGACGCGCTCGACGCCGTCGCCGGCTACTGCATCTGCAACGACGTCTCGGAGCGCCAGTTCCAGATCGAGCGCGGCGGCCAGTGGACCAAGGGCAAGGGCTGCGAGAGTTTCGGCCCGCTCGGGCCGTGGCTGGTCACCAAGGACGAGATCAAGGACGTGCAGAAGCTTGACATGTGGCTGGACGTGAACGGCGAGAAGGCGCAGCGCGGCAATACGAAGACGATGATCTTCGGCATTGCGCACATCGTCTGGTACTGCTCGCAGTTCTTCGTGATGGAGCCGGGCGACGTGATCACCACCGGCACCCCGCCGGGCGTCGGCCTCGGCATGAAGCCGCCGAAGTTCCTGAAAGCCGGCGATGTCGTCACGCTCGGCATCGAAGGGCTGGGTGAGCAGAGGCAGAAGGTGGTGAAGTTCAAGATGTAA
- the thiM gene encoding hydroxyethylthiazole kinase encodes MRAELPHIAADILMCLRARAPRVHCITNAVAQHFTANTLLAAGAVPSMTLSPDEIGAFVARADALLVNLGTFDAERRAAAAAALEVAAERRIPWVLDPVFIDRSAARADYARSLVAQNPDAVRLNGAEFTALSGDEPEDAALARTARETRAVMALTGTVDRISNGTQQTRIENGHPLMARVTAMGCAASALTAAFLAVESDAFKAVASALLCFGVAGGIAGERASGPGSFPAALLDALYALDKHTLEEKARVT; translated from the coding sequence ATGCGGGCCGAGCTTCCGCACATCGCAGCCGATATCCTGATGTGCCTGCGCGCGCGCGCGCCCCGCGTGCATTGCATCACCAATGCGGTCGCGCAGCACTTCACGGCGAACACGCTGCTCGCCGCCGGCGCGGTTCCCTCGATGACGCTGAGCCCCGACGAGATCGGTGCGTTCGTCGCGCGCGCGGACGCGCTGCTGGTCAATCTCGGCACGTTCGACGCCGAGCGGCGCGCAGCGGCCGCGGCGGCGCTCGAGGTCGCGGCGGAGCGGCGGATCCCCTGGGTGCTCGACCCGGTGTTCATCGATCGCTCGGCGGCGCGCGCGGACTATGCGCGCTCGCTGGTCGCGCAGAACCCGGACGCGGTGCGGCTCAACGGCGCGGAGTTTACGGCGCTCTCAGGCGACGAGCCGGAGGACGCGGCGCTTGCGCGCACCGCGCGCGAGACACGCGCGGTCATGGCGCTGACCGGCACGGTCGACCGCATCAGTAACGGCACGCAGCAGACGAGAATCGAGAACGGCCATCCGCTGATGGCGCGCGTCACCGCCATGGGCTGCGCGGCCTCGGCGCTGACCGCCGCCTTTCTCGCCGTCGAGAGCGATGCCTTCAAGGCGGTGGCCTCGGCGCTGCTGTGCTTTGGCGTCGCGGGCGGAATCGCGGGCGAGCGCGCCAGCGGGCCGGGGAGTTTTCCGGCCGCGCTGCTCGATGCGCTCTACGCGCTCGACAAGCACACGCTGGAAGAAAAGGCGCGCGTCACATGA
- a CDS encoding very short patch repair endonuclease, whose translation MADTRTPQQRRRIMQSVGQRHTGPELVVRRVVHALGYRFRLHRRDLPGRPDVVLPRYKMAIFVNGCFWHGHSRCRKGRLPKSRREYWEPKIARNKERDAAAIRKLKGMGWSVLTVWQCQTRDGAALSSMLRTFLESNMSSLTVRKRLS comes from the coding sequence ATGGCCGACACGCGGACACCGCAGCAACGCCGGCGCATCATGCAAAGCGTCGGTCAGAGGCACACAGGGCCAGAGCTGGTCGTAAGGCGCGTAGTGCATGCACTAGGGTACCGATTCCGATTACATCGCCGAGACTTACCCGGTCGCCCGGATGTTGTTCTTCCTCGCTACAAGATGGCGATCTTTGTGAACGGTTGCTTCTGGCACGGTCATTCCAGATGTCGGAAGGGCAGACTGCCGAAGAGCCGCCGCGAATATTGGGAGCCCAAGATCGCGCGGAACAAGGAACGCGACGCTGCAGCGATCCGAAAGCTAAAGGGGATGGGGTGGTCTGTATTGACGGTCTGGCAATGTCAGACGCGCGACGGCGCCGCTCTGTCCTCGATGTTACGCACATTTCTCGAATCGAATATGAGTTCGCTGACCGTCCGGAAGCGCCTGAGTTAG
- the thiD gene encoding bifunctional hydroxymethylpyrimidine kinase/phosphomethylpyrimidine kinase — MTAIAVTIAGSDSGGGAGIQADLKTFAALGVYGASIVTAITAQNTQGVSAIHDVPPAMIAAQIDAVFSDLGVDAVKIGMLSVPNAIGAVAAGLDRWRAANVVLDPVMVATSGDRLLAPEATHALARDLFPRALVITPNLHEAAALTGMPLAQNEDEMRAQAQALLALGANAVLIKGGHAQQPDAIDLLVTRDAIARFTAEKIETKNTHGTGCTLSSAIAAALAKGATLAEAVADAKVYVTAAIAAADELSIGHGHGPVHHFHAWW, encoded by the coding sequence ATGACCGCCATCGCCGTCACCATCGCGGGCTCGGATTCGGGCGGCGGCGCCGGCATCCAGGCCGACCTGAAGACGTTCGCGGCGCTTGGAGTTTACGGGGCCAGCATCGTTACCGCGATCACGGCGCAAAATACGCAAGGGGTGAGCGCGATCCATGACGTGCCGCCCGCGATGATCGCGGCGCAGATCGATGCGGTGTTCTCCGACCTTGGCGTCGACGCCGTGAAGATCGGCATGCTGTCGGTGCCCAACGCGATCGGCGCCGTCGCGGCCGGGCTCGACCGCTGGCGCGCCGCGAACGTGGTGCTCGACCCCGTGATGGTCGCCACGTCAGGCGACCGCCTGCTCGCGCCGGAGGCCACGCACGCGCTCGCGCGCGATCTCTTCCCCCGCGCGCTCGTCATCACGCCGAACCTGCACGAGGCCGCGGCGCTGACCGGCATGCCGCTTGCGCAGAACGAAGACGAGATGCGCGCGCAGGCGCAAGCGCTGCTCGCACTCGGCGCTAATGCGGTGCTGATCAAGGGCGGCCACGCGCAGCAACCCGACGCCATCGATCTCCTCGTCACGCGCGACGCGATCGCGCGCTTCACGGCGGAGAAGATCGAGACGAAGAACACCCACGGCACCGGCTGCACGCTCTCTTCCGCGATCGCAGCCGCGCTCGCGAAAGGCGCAACGCTGGCCGAAGCCGTCGCCGACGCGAAGGTCTACGTCACCGCCGCGATTGCCGCCGCCGACGAACTCTCCATCGGCCACGGCCACGGCCCGGTGCATCATTTTCACGCCTGGTGGTAG
- the thiE gene encoding thiamine phosphate synthase, whose amino-acid sequence MIDLRLNAIVGPERANGRPLAELTRLVVKGGATLIQLRDKLGSTRRMIEEARAIKAVLAGTGVPLVINDRLDVALVAQADGVHVGQDDMHAEDARALLGPQAIIGLSIKSVAQANAAPLDAIDYAGIGGVYATTSKDNPDPPIGVAGLRDVVAALRARRPDFPVCGIAGIDATNAAALIAAGADGVAVISALSMRDDPEAAAREMRSVVDRALVER is encoded by the coding sequence ATGATCGACCTGCGCCTCAATGCGATTGTCGGTCCGGAGCGCGCCAACGGCCGCCCGCTCGCCGAGCTGACGCGCCTGGTGGTCAAGGGTGGCGCGACGCTGATCCAGCTGCGCGACAAGCTGGGCTCGACGCGGCGGATGATCGAGGAGGCGCGGGCGATCAAGGCGGTGCTCGCCGGCACCGGCGTGCCGCTGGTGATCAACGATCGCCTGGATGTCGCGCTGGTCGCGCAGGCCGATGGCGTACATGTGGGCCAGGATGACATGCACGCCGAAGATGCGCGGGCCCTGCTCGGGCCGCAGGCGATCATCGGGCTGTCGATCAAATCGGTCGCGCAGGCAAATGCGGCGCCGCTCGATGCGATCGACTATGCGGGCATCGGCGGTGTCTACGCGACGACCTCGAAGGACAATCCGGATCCGCCGATCGGCGTCGCGGGCCTGCGCGATGTCGTGGCGGCGTTGCGCGCGCGCAGGCCGGACTTTCCAGTGTGCGGCATCGCCGGGATCGACGCGACCAATGCCGCGGCGTTGATCGCGGCGGGGGCGGACGGTGTTGCCGTCATTTCGGCACTCTCGATGAGGGATGATCCCGAAGCCGCCGCGCGCGAGATGCGTTCCGTGGTCGACCGGGCGCTGGTGGAACGATGA
- a CDS encoding DNA cytosine methyltransferase codes for MSLGFEQAGFDVVAAVEVDPIHCAVHKFNFPECAIIPRSIKGLTAREVRAAAGIGNRAVDCVFGGPPCQGFSLIGHRALDDPRNSLVRDFVRLVAELGARTFVFENVKGLTIGRHRAFLNELVTAFDDAGYAVQLPWEVLNAAHFGVPQYRERLILMGAKKGERFPEYPQRRTSPADDPQLGLPRGPTCEDALQDVPNAEIYAALRDGDAVQSFKWGTPSTYARELRCLTNDAWHYGHMRDWNPLMLTSSFQTGHTPISRSRFDDTLPGTVEPISRFFRLEACGLSNTLRAGTDGARGAFTSPRPIHYKYARCVTVREMARLHGFPDWFRFHATKWHGARQVGNAVPPPLARAIGREIAGALNAELLRSHRTVALGDEALLRMEMSEAARHFGIAAPNTRRDRKSGARKRSQAETEAARLAAMVTAGV; via the coding sequence TTGAGCCTTGGTTTCGAGCAGGCCGGATTCGACGTCGTTGCCGCCGTTGAAGTCGACCCAATTCACTGCGCGGTCCACAAGTTCAATTTCCCGGAATGTGCGATCATTCCGCGTTCGATCAAAGGCCTAACTGCAAGAGAAGTGCGCGCCGCCGCCGGTATTGGGAATCGAGCCGTTGACTGTGTGTTCGGCGGTCCTCCTTGCCAAGGCTTTTCGCTGATCGGGCATCGCGCTCTCGATGATCCAAGGAATTCCCTTGTCCGCGACTTCGTGCGCTTGGTCGCAGAGTTGGGCGCGCGTACCTTTGTATTTGAGAACGTAAAAGGCCTTACGATCGGGAGGCACCGCGCGTTTCTGAACGAACTCGTGACAGCTTTCGACGACGCGGGATATGCGGTTCAACTTCCTTGGGAGGTACTCAACGCAGCTCATTTTGGCGTGCCCCAATATCGCGAACGGTTGATTTTGATGGGAGCAAAGAAGGGTGAGCGGTTTCCAGAATATCCTCAGCGGAGAACGTCGCCAGCCGACGATCCCCAACTTGGGCTTCCGCGAGGACCGACTTGCGAGGATGCGTTGCAAGATGTCCCAAATGCGGAAATTTACGCGGCACTTCGTGATGGCGATGCTGTTCAGTCGTTCAAGTGGGGAACGCCCAGCACGTACGCACGTGAGTTGCGCTGCTTGACGAATGATGCGTGGCACTATGGACATATGCGCGATTGGAATCCGCTAATGCTAACGTCGTCCTTCCAGACTGGGCACACGCCTATTTCTCGGAGCCGCTTCGACGATACTCTCCCCGGAACTGTCGAGCCAATATCGCGCTTCTTCCGGTTAGAGGCGTGCGGACTATCCAACACCCTTAGAGCGGGAACGGACGGTGCGCGTGGCGCTTTTACGAGTCCCCGTCCAATCCACTACAAGTATGCGCGATGCGTCACTGTGCGCGAGATGGCGCGATTGCACGGGTTTCCTGACTGGTTCAGATTTCATGCGACGAAGTGGCATGGGGCGCGCCAAGTTGGAAATGCCGTTCCCCCGCCACTCGCTCGCGCCATCGGGAGAGAGATCGCAGGCGCTTTGAATGCAGAACTGCTCCGCTCTCATCGAACGGTAGCTCTTGGCGACGAAGCGCTACTGCGAATGGAAATGTCGGAAGCCGCTCGCCATTTTGGAATAGCGGCCCCGAACACTCGCCGAGATCGAAAGAGCGGCGCACGCAAACGCTCTCAAGCGGAAACAGAGGCAGCTCGGCTCGCAGCTATGGTGACTGCAGGTGTATGA
- a CDS encoding tripartite tricarboxylate transporter substrate-binding protein translates to MKRLFAIVGLLLAAITSAAAQPYPSRPITMIVPFGAGGPTDALARILAQRMSQILGQQIVIENVTGGAGTIGIGRVARAAPDGYTLVIGNWASHVVNSAIYKTPFSYVDDFEPVARLSGNPYIIVGKNALPPTLTELIAWLKANPDKATEGTGGAGSGQHVGGVYFQKVTGTSFTFVPYKAGSSDVMRDVVAGHIDLSIDQAISALPYIRQGLLRAYAVADGKRLAAAPEIPTVDEAGAPGVHVVAWYGMWMPKGTPKDVIAKFSAAALEALADPAVKQKLADLGQDIPPPETQTSEALGAFYRTEIEKWWPIIKSAGIKVE, encoded by the coding sequence ATGAAGAGACTTTTCGCCATTGTCGGCCTGCTGCTGGCGGCAATCACCAGCGCTGCGGCGCAGCCTTATCCGTCGCGGCCGATCACCATGATCGTGCCGTTCGGCGCGGGCGGGCCGACCGATGCGCTGGCGCGCATTCTCGCGCAACGCATGTCGCAGATACTCGGCCAGCAGATCGTGATCGAGAACGTGACCGGCGGCGCGGGTACGATCGGCATCGGCCGCGTCGCGCGTGCGGCGCCCGACGGCTACACGCTGGTGATCGGCAACTGGGCCTCGCATGTGGTCAACAGCGCGATCTACAAGACGCCGTTCTCCTATGTGGATGATTTCGAGCCGGTCGCGCGGCTGTCCGGCAACCCGTACATCATCGTCGGCAAGAACGCGCTGCCGCCGACGCTCACCGAGCTGATCGCGTGGCTGAAGGCCAATCCCGACAAGGCGACCGAAGGCACCGGCGGAGCGGGCTCGGGCCAGCACGTCGGCGGCGTCTATTTCCAGAAGGTGACCGGCACCTCGTTCACGTTCGTGCCGTACAAGGCGGGGTCCTCCGACGTGATGCGCGACGTGGTGGCGGGCCATATCGATCTGTCGATCGATCAGGCGATTTCCGCGCTACCCTATATCCGGCAGGGGTTGTTGCGCGCCTATGCGGTCGCGGATGGGAAGCGCCTTGCAGCGGCGCCGGAGATCCCGACCGTCGACGAGGCGGGCGCGCCCGGCGTCCACGTCGTCGCGTGGTATGGAATGTGGATGCCGAAAGGCACCCCGAAGGATGTGATCGCGAAATTCTCCGCGGCCGCGCTCGAAGCGCTTGCCGACCCGGCCGTCAAGCAGAAGCTTGCCGACCTCGGGCAGGACATTCCGCCGCCCGAGACGCAAACATCCGAGGCGCTCGGTGCCTTCTACCGAACCGAGATCGAGAAATGGTGGCCGATCATCAAGTCGGCGGGTATCAAGGTAGAGTAG